In Gemmata obscuriglobus, a single genomic region encodes these proteins:
- a CDS encoding hybrid sensor histidine kinase/response regulator, whose translation MSPASVLVVEDERIIALGIQKRLTSMGYAVAGLAASGAEALERVAALRPDLVLMDIRLEGDMDGIEAAARVRGQFDLPVVYLTANSDPETLRRAKVTEPFGYVLKPYEDRDLQTALEMALYKHKMERRLRENERWLAATLGSIGDGVIATDEAGRVRFMNALAERLTGWPAAGAVGLPVAEVFPVAAERTREPVANPALDALSTGRPAALAEGTVLIRRDGAALPVDDSAAPICGPDGHVSGAVLVFRDATERRRMEEHLRQAAKMEAVGRLAGGIAHDFNNIMTVIAGFSDLILSDALHPADARAHLLEVKAASERAAGLTRQILAFSRKQTLLPCVLSLNTVLRDTAGMVRRLVGAHVEYVTEPDPRLGLVTADPAQLTQVVMNLALNARDAMPAGGTLTARTAPVRVGGAPGPIPGLPPGEYAVLEMADTGEGMSDEVRERIFEPFFTTKGPQSSGLGLSTVYGVIKQTGGDITVESALGRGTTFRVFLPVTAPTPEAATAVSPDRGTETVLVVDDDPGVRRVVTLLLSQKGYAVLDAGSGAEALELLAAANRPVHLLLTDVVMPEMSGGVLAERVRALRPGVRVLFVSGYSEDALVERGLAQATATLLAKPFTATALTRAVREAIDRPL comes from the coding sequence ATGTCACCGGCCAGTGTGCTCGTCGTCGAGGACGAGCGGATCATCGCGCTCGGCATCCAGAAGCGGCTCACCAGCATGGGGTACGCGGTGGCCGGGCTGGCCGCGAGCGGCGCCGAAGCGCTGGAGCGGGTGGCGGCGCTGCGCCCCGACCTGGTGCTCATGGACATCCGGCTCGAAGGGGACATGGACGGGATCGAGGCGGCGGCCCGGGTGCGCGGCCAGTTCGACCTGCCGGTGGTGTACCTGACCGCCAACTCGGACCCGGAGACCCTGCGCCGCGCCAAGGTCACCGAGCCGTTCGGGTACGTGCTCAAGCCGTACGAGGACCGGGACCTCCAGACCGCGCTGGAGATGGCCCTGTACAAGCACAAGATGGAGCGCCGGCTGCGCGAGAACGAGCGGTGGCTGGCGGCCACCCTGGGGAGCATCGGGGACGGGGTGATCGCGACCGACGAGGCGGGCCGGGTGCGGTTCATGAACGCGCTCGCCGAGCGGCTCACCGGCTGGCCCGCGGCCGGGGCCGTCGGGCTCCCGGTGGCGGAGGTGTTCCCGGTGGCGGCCGAGCGGACCCGGGAGCCGGTCGCCAACCCGGCGCTGGACGCGCTGAGCACCGGTCGGCCGGCCGCGCTCGCCGAAGGCACGGTCCTGATCCGCCGGGACGGGGCGGCGCTGCCGGTCGACGACAGCGCCGCCCCGATCTGCGGCCCGGACGGTCACGTCTCGGGGGCGGTGTTGGTGTTCCGGGACGCGACCGAGCGCCGCCGGATGGAGGAGCACCTGAGGCAGGCGGCCAAGATGGAGGCCGTGGGCCGGCTCGCGGGCGGGATCGCCCACGACTTCAACAACATCATGACCGTGATCGCGGGGTTCAGCGACCTGATCCTCTCGGACGCCCTGCACCCGGCCGACGCCCGCGCGCACCTGCTGGAGGTGAAGGCCGCGAGCGAGCGGGCCGCGGGCCTGACGCGGCAGATCCTGGCGTTCAGCCGCAAGCAGACCCTGCTCCCGTGCGTCTTGAGCCTGAACACCGTTCTCCGAGACACCGCCGGAATGGTGCGCCGGCTCGTCGGCGCGCACGTCGAGTACGTGACCGAGCCGGACCCGCGCCTGGGGCTGGTCACGGCCGACCCCGCCCAGCTCACGCAGGTGGTGATGAACCTGGCGCTCAACGCCCGTGACGCGATGCCGGCCGGAGGGACGCTTACCGCGCGGACCGCGCCCGTGCGGGTCGGCGGGGCGCCGGGGCCGATTCCGGGGCTACCGCCTGGGGAGTACGCGGTGCTCGAAATGGCGGACACCGGGGAGGGGATGAGCGACGAGGTGCGGGAACGGATCTTTGAGCCGTTTTTCACCACCAAGGGGCCGCAAAGCTCCGGACTCGGCCTTTCGACCGTCTATGGGGTCATCAAGCAGACCGGCGGCGATATTACGGTGGAGAGCGCTCTCGGCCGTGGCACAACGTTTCGCGTGTTCTTGCCGGTGACGGCCCCCACGCCGGAAGCGGCGACTGCGGTCAGCCCGGACCGGGGCACCGAAACGGTGCTGGTCGTCGACGACGATCCCGGCGTGCGCCGGGTGGTCACCCTGTTGCTGTCGCAGAAGGGGTACGCGGTCCTCGACGCCGGGTCCGGTGCCGAAGCGCTCGAACTGCTGGCCGCCGCGAACCGCCCGGTGCATCTGCTCCTCACCGATGTGGTGATGCCCGAGATGAGCGGGGGCGTGCTGGCCGAGCGGGTCCGCGCGCTGCGCCCGGGGGTGCGGGTGCTATTCGTATCGGGGTACTCGGAGGACGCGCTGGTTGAACGGGGCCTGGCACAGGCGACCGCCACTTTACTCGCCAAACCGTTCACGGCTACCGCGCTCACGCGCGCCGTGCGCGAGGCCATTGACCGACCTCTGTAG
- a CDS encoding response regulator: MLAPVGSLVLVVDDDPAVRAVVSLMVTHLGHTALVATCGAEAVALAAERNPTAALLDVRMPGMDGPATLDALRAFDPAIQCAFLTGHPGEYAEGELYGRGAVAVLAKPVTLTTLGAALDRALSPVTV; the protein is encoded by the coding sequence ATGTTGGCACCGGTGGGCTCGCTCGTGCTCGTCGTGGACGATGACCCCGCGGTGCGTGCGGTCGTTTCACTGATGGTCACGCATTTGGGGCACACGGCTCTCGTGGCCACGTGCGGTGCCGAGGCGGTGGCGCTCGCGGCCGAACGCAACCCGACGGCCGCCTTGCTCGATGTGAGGATGCCCGGGATGGACGGACCGGCGACGTTGGACGCTCTACGGGCGTTCGATCCCGCGATCCAGTGTGCGTTCCTGACCGGTCACCCCGGCGAGTACGCCGAGGGCGAACTGTACGGCCGTGGGGCCGTAGCGGTGCTGGCGAAGCCGGTCACCTTAACCACGCTCGGGGCCGCACTTGATCGGGCACTCTCGCCTGTAACCGTGTGA
- a CDS encoding serine/threonine-protein kinase, producing MHPTRILPNAEPRGEPAFESDGTDLPTAHLPAAAPPVLTPAPRGSVGPLFVSSFSGAPSLSGSLWSDWDDSDRGGLSAGGRRPPRVGDTLCGFELVGELGRGAFARVYLARQQALAGREVALKVTQRPTHEAERLARLQHTNIVPVYSVHADQGVQLICMPFLGKVTIADLLRAHRADRSSRGAGRKTSGTRAARTTVGDNRGSGSDGRTAAPRLPAWTWAADGPPPIVGDPRAVVHALAQLAAGLSHAHQRRILHLDIKPANVLLADTGEPMLLDFNLAFDATRPDRDVVGGTMPYMAPEQLHNMRTRGTGALDDRTDLYGLGAMAFEMLTGELPFASGTRGPKVIEEQLAARLRPLPSLRARNPEVSPAVEAIVHKLLAPAPADRYQTANELCADLDRHLNDLPLAYARESSAAERFGKWRRRNPGLVVRLMVACLIGLALGLGGAVHQRAEGNARAGAVEQARAARAALDAARLDLTLVGDPSATARGVKRTEELVAAYGCDVPEWQSRPGVRRLTEAERATLAGDLGELMFLLAQVKWSETDALPESERRQRAEDAWKLNRAARDCFVPDEVPPAIERQAALIAPRVGEEVRTADLPAPLAVSGTRGAFLEAAFALRVGRYATAVPLLEALVGEQPAHGAAQFCLAYSLHQQGHYARALERYDVARALLPKDPRPLFGRGLIYGLRTKPELAEAEFTKALALDPGHAESYRNRGLVRFRLAKRDEPFASKAAAVRAKFEESVADYTAALDRGSSEFQLLLLRATSRQAFDPAGATADRTAAQALEPKTEMDYLVRGWGRRDEDPKGALADLRKAAALNPRSVVALQNQAHILADRLKDPAGALVVTKRVVELSPDFAPGRAGHAIILARLGRRTDAHKEIEQARLLSNDAAVLYQAACVYSLTSVEEPADRLEALKLLRRAIREGFTGLNQLAADPDLIPLRTQPEFQAVYSAAENLFR from the coding sequence GTGCATCCCACAAGGATCCTTCCGAACGCCGAACCGCGCGGCGAACCCGCGTTCGAGTCCGACGGTACGGATCTGCCGACCGCGCACCTGCCGGCGGCGGCTCCGCCTGTCCTGACGCCCGCCCCGCGCGGTTCGGTGGGGCCGCTCTTCGTTTCGTCGTTCTCGGGTGCGCCGAGCCTGTCCGGGTCCCTGTGGTCCGATTGGGACGATTCGGACCGTGGCGGGTTGTCGGCCGGGGGCCGGCGCCCCCCGCGGGTCGGGGACACGCTGTGCGGGTTCGAGTTGGTCGGCGAACTCGGGCGCGGCGCGTTCGCCCGGGTGTACCTGGCCCGGCAGCAGGCGCTCGCCGGCCGCGAGGTCGCGCTCAAGGTCACCCAGCGCCCGACCCACGAGGCCGAGCGCCTGGCCCGGCTCCAGCACACCAACATCGTGCCCGTGTATTCCGTCCACGCGGATCAGGGCGTTCAGCTCATTTGCATGCCGTTCCTGGGCAAGGTCACTATTGCCGATTTGCTCCGGGCGCACCGTGCGGACCGGTCCTCGCGGGGCGCCGGCCGCAAGACGTCCGGCACCCGGGCCGCGCGAACCACCGTCGGGGACAACCGGGGATCGGGGTCTGACGGGCGGACGGCGGCGCCGCGTTTGCCCGCGTGGACCTGGGCCGCGGACGGCCCGCCGCCCATCGTCGGGGACCCCCGTGCGGTGGTTCATGCCCTCGCACAGCTCGCCGCGGGGCTCAGCCACGCGCACCAGCGGCGCATCCTGCACCTGGACATCAAACCGGCCAACGTGCTGCTCGCGGACACCGGCGAGCCCATGTTGCTCGACTTCAACTTGGCGTTCGACGCCACCCGGCCGGACCGCGATGTGGTCGGCGGGACCATGCCGTATATGGCGCCCGAGCAGCTCCACAACATGCGGACCCGCGGGACCGGTGCGCTCGACGACCGCACCGACCTGTACGGACTGGGCGCGATGGCTTTCGAGATGCTGACGGGCGAGCTGCCGTTCGCGTCGGGCACACGCGGGCCGAAGGTGATCGAGGAGCAGCTCGCCGCGCGGCTCCGGCCGCTGCCCTCGCTCCGCGCGCGCAACCCCGAGGTGAGCCCGGCGGTCGAGGCGATCGTTCACAAGCTGCTCGCGCCCGCCCCGGCGGACCGGTACCAGACCGCCAACGAGCTGTGCGCCGACCTGGACCGGCACCTGAACGACCTGCCGCTCGCCTACGCCCGCGAGTCGTCGGCGGCCGAGCGGTTCGGGAAGTGGCGGCGGCGCAACCCCGGACTGGTGGTGCGCCTGATGGTCGCGTGCCTGATCGGTTTGGCCCTCGGGCTCGGGGGCGCCGTCCACCAGCGGGCCGAAGGCAACGCGCGGGCCGGGGCGGTGGAACAGGCCCGCGCCGCCCGCGCGGCACTCGACGCGGCCCGACTCGACCTCACTTTAGTCGGCGACCCGAGTGCGACCGCCCGGGGGGTAAAACGGACCGAGGAACTGGTCGCGGCTTACGGGTGCGACGTCCCGGAGTGGCAGAGCCGGCCGGGCGTGCGGCGGCTGACGGAGGCCGAACGCGCGACGCTCGCCGGCGACCTCGGCGAGCTGATGTTCCTGCTGGCGCAGGTGAAGTGGTCCGAAACGGACGCCCTGCCGGAATCCGAGCGCCGGCAGCGGGCGGAGGACGCGTGGAAGCTGAACCGTGCCGCCCGCGACTGCTTCGTGCCGGACGAGGTGCCTCCGGCGATCGAGCGGCAGGCCGCGCTGATTGCCCCTCGTGTGGGCGAAGAGGTGCGGACCGCGGATCTGCCCGCGCCGCTGGCGGTGTCCGGCACGCGCGGGGCCTTCCTCGAGGCCGCGTTCGCACTTCGGGTCGGGCGGTACGCGACGGCGGTGCCGTTGCTCGAAGCGCTCGTTGGCGAGCAACCGGCCCACGGGGCGGCCCAGTTCTGTCTTGCGTACAGCCTCCACCAGCAAGGGCACTACGCCCGCGCCCTCGAGCGCTACGACGTGGCCCGGGCGCTGCTCCCCAAGGACCCGCGTCCGCTGTTCGGCCGTGGGCTGATTTACGGGCTGCGGACCAAGCCGGAACTCGCGGAGGCGGAGTTCACCAAAGCGCTGGCGCTCGACCCCGGGCACGCCGAGTCGTACCGGAACCGCGGGCTGGTCCGGTTCCGCCTGGCCAAGCGGGACGAGCCGTTCGCGTCGAAGGCGGCTGCGGTGCGGGCGAAGTTCGAAGAGTCCGTCGCAGATTACACGGCCGCTCTGGACCGCGGCAGTTCGGAGTTCCAGTTGCTCCTGCTGCGCGCCACCTCCCGTCAAGCGTTCGACCCCGCCGGCGCGACAGCCGACCGGACGGCCGCCCAGGCGCTCGAGCCGAAGACGGAGATGGATTACCTCGTCCGCGGCTGGGGGCGGAGAGACGAAGACCCGAAAGGCGCGTTGGCCGATCTGCGCAAGGCCGCGGCGCTGAACCCGCGGTCGGTGGTCGCGCTCCAGAATCAGGCGCACATTCTGGCGGACCGGTTGAAAGACCCGGCGGGCGCGCTGGTGGTGACGAAGCGGGTCGTCGAACTGAGCCCCGATTTCGCACCGGGGCGAGCCGGGCACGCCATCATCCTGGCCCGGCTCGGGCGCCGGACCGACGCTCACAAAGAGATCGAGCAGGCGCGGTTGCTCTCTAATGACGCCGCCGTTCTGTACCAGGCCGCGTGCGTGTACTCCCTGACCTCGGTGGAAGAGCCCGCCGACCGGCTGGAAGCACTCAAACTGTTGCGCCGGGCGATACGGGAGGGGTTCACCGGGCTGAACCAACTCGCCGCCGACCCGGACCTCATCCCGCTCCGCACGCAACCCGAATTCCAGGCCGTTTATTCGGCTGCGGAGAACTTGTTCAGGTAG